One genomic segment of Nothobranchius furzeri strain GRZ-AD chromosome 10, NfurGRZ-RIMD1, whole genome shotgun sequence includes these proteins:
- the LOC139072056 gene encoding mucin-5AC-like, protein ATEAPTTTTAAPKTTTAAPTTTTAAPTTATEALTTTTAAPTTRTAASTTTTTAPTTTSAAPTTATEAPTTTTAAPKTTTAAPKTTTAAPKTTTAAPTTATAAPTTTTAAPTTTTAAPTTTTAAPTTTIEAPTTTTAAPTTTTAAPTTTTAAPTTATGALTTTTAAPTTTTSAPKTTTTAPTTTSAAPTTATEAPTTTTAAPKTTTAAPTTTTAAPTTTTAAPTTATAAPTTTTAAPTTTTAAPTTTTAARTTTIEAPTTTTAAPTTTTAAPTTTTAAPTTTTAAPTTTTAAPKTTTTAPTTTSAAPTTTTDAPTTTTAAPKTTTAAHTTTTAAPTTTTAAPTTTTAAPTTTTAAPTITTAAPTTTIAAPTTTTEAPTTTTAAPKTTTAAPTTTTAAPTTATEALTTTTAAPTTTTAAPKTTTTAPTTTSAAPTTATEAPTTTTAAPKTTTAAPTTTTAAPTTTTAAPTTTTAAPTTATAAPTTTTAAPTTTTAAPTTTTAAPTTTIEAPTTTTAAPTTTTAAPTTTTAAPTTATAAPTTTTAAPKTTTTAPTTTSAAPTTPTEAPTTTTAAPTTTTSAPTTTTAAPTTTTAAPTTTTAAPKTTTTAPTTTSAAPTTPTDAPTTTTAHQQPQMQHLKQQLQHQQPTYNHNCVTNNHNCSTYNHNCSTNNHNCSTYNNNCTPTTTTAAPKTTTTAPTTTSAAPTTATEAPTTTTAAPTTTTAAPKTTTAAPTTTTAAPTSTTAAPTTTTAAPTTAIAAPTTTTAAPTTTTAAPTTTTAAPTTTTAAPTTTIEAPTTTTAAPTTTTAAPTITTAAPTTTIAAPTTITEAPTTTTAAPKTTTAAPTTTTAAPTTATEALTTTTAAPTTTTAAPKTTTTAPTLQHLQPQLQHLQPQLQHQHLTNNHNCTTYNHDCSTYNHNCGTYNHNTYNHNCSTNNHNCSTYNYHFTNNYICSINTHDWSSYNHNCSTYNHNCITYNHNCSTYNRN, encoded by the exons gcaactgaagcacctacgaccacaactgcagcaccaaaaaccacaactgcagcacctacaaccacaactgcagcaccaacaaccgcaactgaagcacttacaaccacaactgcagcacctacaaccagaaCTGCAGCATCTACAACCACAACTACAGCACCTACAACAacatctgcagcacctacaaccgcaactgaagcacctacaaccacaactgcagcaccaaaaaccacaactgcagcaccaaaaaccacaactgcagcaccaaaaaccacaactgcagcacctacaaccgcaactgcagcacctacaaccacaactgcagcacctacaaccactactgcagcacctacaaccacaactgcagcaccaacaaccacaattgaagcacctacaaccactactgcagcacctacaaccacaactgcagcacctacaaccacaactgcagcaccaacaaccgcaactggagcacttacaaccacaactgcagcacctacaaccacaacttcagcaccaaaaaccacaactacagcacctacaaccacatctgcagcacctacaaccgcaactgaagcacctacaaccacaactgcagcaccaaaaaccacaactgcagcacctacaaccacaactgcagcacctacaaccacaacagcagcacctacaaccgcaactgcagcacctacaaccacaactgcagcacctacaaccactactgcagcacctacaaccacaactgcagcacgaacaaccacaattgaagcacctacaaccactactgcagcaccaacaaccacaactgcagcaccaacaaccacgactgcagcacctacaaccacaactgcagcacctacaaccacaactgcagcaccaaaaaccacaactacagcacctacaaccacatctgcagcacctacaaccacaactgatgcacctacaaccacaactgcggcaccaaaaaccacaactgcagcacatacaaccacaactgcagcacctacaaccacaactgcagcacctacaaccactactgcagcacctacaaccacaactgcagcaccaacaatcacaactgcagcaccaacaaccacgattgcagcacctacaaccacaactgaagcacctacaaccacaactgcagcaccaaaaaccacaactgcagcacctacaaccacaactgcagcaccaacaaccgcaactgaagcacttacaaccacaactgcagcacctacaaccacaactgcagcaccaaaaaccacaactacagcacctacaaccacatctgcagcacctacaaccgcaactgaagcacctacaaccacaactgcagcaccaaaaaccacaactgcagcacctacaaccacaactgcagcacctacaaccacaactgcagcacctacaaccacaacagcagcacctacaaccgcaactgcagcacctacaaccacaactgcagcacctacaaccactactgcagcacctacaaccacaactgcagcaccaacaaccacaattgaagcacctacaaccactactgcagcaccaacaaccacaactgcagcaccaacaaccacgactgcagcacctacaaccgcaactgcagcacctacaaccacaactgcagcaccaaaaaccacaactacagcacctacaaccacatctgcagcacctacaaccccaactgaagcacctacaaccactactgcagcaccaacaaccacaacttcagcaccaacaaccacgactgcagcacctacaaccacaactgcagcacctacaaccacaactgcagcaccaaaaaccacaactacagcacctacaaccacatctgcagcacctacaaccccaACTgatgcacctacaaccacaactgcg caccaacaaccacaaatgCAGCACCTAAAACAACAACTGCAGCACCAGCAACC cacctacaaccacaactgcgtcACCaataaccacaactgcagcacctacaaccacaactgcagcaccaacaaccacaactgcagcacctacaacaacaACTGCA cacctacaaccacaactgcagcaccaaaaaccacaactacagcacctacaaccacatctgcagcacctacaactgcaactgaagcacctacaaccacaactgcagcacctacaaccacaactgcagcaccaaaaaccacaactgcagcacctacaaccacaactgcagcacctacctccacaactgcagcacctacaaccacaacagcagcacctacaaccgcaattgcagcacctacaaccacaactgcagcacctacaaccacaactgcagcacctacaaccactactgcagcacctacaaccacaactgcagcaccaaccaccacaattgaagcacctacaaccactactgcagcacctacaaccacaactgcagcaccaacaatcacaactgcagcaccaacaaccacgattgcagcacctacaaccataactgaagcacctacaaccacaactgcagcaccaaaaaccacaactgcagcacctacaaccacaactgcagcaccaacaaccgcaactgaagcacttacaaccacaactgcagcacctacaaccacaactgcagcaccaaaaaccacaactacagcacctaca ctgcagcacctacaaccacaactgcagcacctacaaccacagctgcagcacCAACATCT caccaacaaccacaactgcaccacctacaaccacgactgcagcacctacaaccacaactgcggcacctacaaccacaa cacctacaaccacaactgcagcaccaacaaccacaactgcagcacatacaactaccacttcaCCAACAACTACATCTGCAGCATCAACACCCACGACtggagctcctacaaccacaactgcagcacctacaaccacaactgcattacctacaaccacaactgcagcacctacaaccgcaactga